One region of Vibrio marisflavi CECT 7928 genomic DNA includes:
- a CDS encoding DUF4212 domain-containing protein, producing the protein MAFESTEQAKAYWKENLTLMTILLVIWFAVSYGAGILFVDALNNIRLGGFKLGFWFAQQGSIFTFVVLIFVYVWRMNALDRKYNVHED; encoded by the coding sequence ATGGCTTTCGAGTCTACAGAGCAAGCTAAGGCCTACTGGAAAGAGAATTTAACTCTAATGACGATACTATTAGTCATCTGGTTTGCTGTTTCCTACGGCGCTGGAATTTTGTTCGTTGACGCACTAAACAATATTCGACTTGGTGGTTTTAAACTCGGATTTTGGTTCGCTCAGCAAGGTTCCATATTTACTTTCGTTGTTTTGATCTTTGTTTATGTGTGGCGCATGAACGCGTTAGACAGAAAATATAACGTGCACGAAGACTAA